A genomic segment from Desmospora profundinema encodes:
- the glpK gene encoding glycerol kinase GlpK: protein MEPKQKYVLAIDQGTTSTRAILFDQNGSVKGVAQTEFTQHYPQPGWVEHDAEEIWATTRQVVEEVLANNRISRNAVASIGITNQRETTVVWDKNTGKPIYNAIVWQSRQTTSICNGLKEKGLESMFRYKTGLVIDAYFSGTKVKWILDEVEGAREKAERGELLFGTIDTWLIWKMTDGQVHVTDYTNASRTLMYNIHELDWDTELLDALDIPRAMLPEVAPSSQVYGHTAGELLGDVRIPIAGIAGDQQAALFGQACFESGMAKNTYGTGCFMLMNTGDKAVHSNHGLLTTIAWGLDGKVEYALEGSIFVAGAAIQWLRDGLKILEKAPDSEASANRLTSNEGVYMVPAFVGLGAPYWDMEARGAIYGLTRGTGRDHFARAALESLAYQTKDVLTAMEQDAGIQLQQLNVDGGAALNNFLMQFQSDILNVTVKRPVVNETTALGAAYLAGLAVGYWKDKDAIRENWTVDAEYNPQMEEVERIRLYDGWQDAVRRTMSRTDVKI from the coding sequence TTGGAACCGAAACAGAAATATGTGTTGGCGATCGACCAGGGGACGACGAGTACGCGAGCGATTCTGTTCGACCAAAACGGCAGTGTGAAAGGAGTGGCTCAGACGGAGTTCACCCAGCATTATCCGCAGCCGGGATGGGTGGAACACGATGCGGAAGAAATCTGGGCGACTACTCGTCAAGTGGTGGAAGAGGTTTTGGCAAATAACCGCATTTCACGGAATGCCGTTGCCAGCATCGGGATCACCAACCAGCGGGAAACTACGGTCGTGTGGGATAAAAACACCGGTAAGCCGATTTACAACGCTATCGTTTGGCAGAGCCGCCAGACCACGTCCATCTGCAATGGGTTGAAGGAAAAAGGTCTGGAATCGATGTTCCGGTATAAGACAGGTCTGGTGATTGACGCTTATTTTTCCGGCACCAAGGTGAAATGGATTCTGGACGAAGTAGAAGGAGCCCGGGAAAAGGCGGAGCGCGGAGAACTCCTCTTCGGTACGATTGATACTTGGCTGATCTGGAAGATGACCGACGGTCAGGTTCACGTCACCGACTACACCAACGCTTCCCGTACCCTGATGTACAATATCCACGAATTGGATTGGGATACCGAACTGCTGGACGCCCTGGATATTCCTCGTGCGATGCTGCCCGAGGTGGCTCCTTCCAGCCAGGTTTACGGACACACTGCCGGGGAACTGTTAGGGGACGTCCGTATCCCGATTGCCGGGATCGCCGGGGATCAACAGGCGGCCCTGTTCGGACAGGCGTGCTTTGAGTCGGGCATGGCCAAGAACACGTACGGTACCGGTTGTTTCATGCTGATGAACACCGGCGACAAGGCGGTTCATTCCAATCACGGGTTACTTACCACCATCGCGTGGGGATTGGACGGCAAGGTGGAATATGCCCTGGAAGGTAGCATCTTTGTAGCAGGGGCCGCCATCCAGTGGTTGCGTGACGGGCTTAAAATTCTGGAGAAAGCACCTGATTCCGAGGCCAGTGCTAATCGCCTCACTTCCAATGAAGGGGTCTACATGGTACCGGCATTTGTCGGATTAGGGGCACCTTATTGGGATATGGAAGCCCGCGGAGCCATCTACGGACTGACCCGGGGCACCGGGCGGGACCATTTTGCCCGTGCGGCTTTAGAATCCCTCGCTTATCAGACGAAGGATGTGCTGACGGCGATGGAGCAGGATGCCGGCATTCAATTGCAACAGTTGAACGTAGATGGGGGAGCCGCTCTGAACAACTTCTTGATGCAGTTCCAGTCCGATATTCTCAATGTGACCGTCAAGCGTCCGGTGGTCAATGAAACCACCGCCCTGGGTGCCGCTTATTTGGCCGGGTTGGCTGTCGGTTACTGGAAAGACAAGGACGCGATCCGGGAGAATTGGACCGTGGATGCGGAGTACAATCCTCAGATGGAAGAGGTTGAGCGGATTCGGTTGTACGATGGGTGGCAGGATGCCGTCCGGCGCACCATGTCCCGTACCGATGTGAAAATATGA
- a CDS encoding glycerol-3-phosphate responsive antiterminator: MKRSKRFGVEHPVIAAIRGEDGIDRLDESLVTHCFLLCGDINTLPGLVQRVRAKGKRVFLHLDLAKGFGNDRAALAYIKRELEPDGVVSTRTHLLKNAREEGLTAVQRLFIPDSMSVETGRHLLKQSKADAVEVMPGVVPAWVYQTLRRDIQIPIVAGGLLHQPDDVRRALEAGADAVSVSNQALWNQDF; this comes from the coding sequence GTGAAAAGGAGTAAACGGTTTGGGGTTGAACATCCGGTCATCGCTGCCATACGTGGGGAAGACGGGATCGATCGTTTGGATGAGAGCCTGGTAACTCATTGCTTCCTGTTGTGCGGAGATATCAATACGCTGCCCGGCCTGGTACAACGGGTACGGGCCAAGGGGAAGCGCGTCTTTCTTCACCTCGATCTTGCTAAGGGATTTGGTAACGACCGGGCCGCCCTGGCTTACATCAAACGGGAATTGGAGCCGGACGGGGTGGTGTCGACACGGACCCATCTGCTTAAAAACGCGCGGGAGGAAGGGCTGACAGCGGTGCAGCGCCTGTTTATCCCTGACAGCATGTCGGTGGAGACCGGTCGCCATCTATTAAAACAGTCCAAGGCGGATGCGGTGGAAGTGATGCCGGGTGTTGTGCCGGCTTGGGTGTATCAGACCCTGCGACGGGATATTCAGATCCCCATCGTGGCCGGCGGATTGCTGCATCAGCCGGATGATGTGAGACGGGCATTGGAAGCGGGTGCGGACGCAGTCTCTGTCAGTAACCAAGCATTGTGGAATCAGGACTTTTAA
- a CDS encoding glycerol-3-phosphate dehydrogenase/oxidase translates to MQFSASNRKRWLSEMEEETLDVLVVGGGITGAGIALDAATRGLTVGLVEKQDFGGGTSSRSTKLIHGGLRYLKQMEFNLVREVGRERALLYERAPHIVIPAPMMLPIYQGGTYGKWASSVGLLVYDRLAGVKKEERRRMMSREETLKREPLLTDRGLKGSGLYVEYRTDDARLTLEVMKTAASHGAKAVNYTEVISFLYDNGRVIGAEVRDQAGGGTYRIRAREVVNAAGPWVDELRKKDQSLEGKHLHLTKGVHLVVPHERFPLRQPIYFDVPDGRMVFAIPRGRTTYVGTTDTDYIGSIDKPVMTEEDRDYLLKGVNHVFPTVDLKPKDVESGWAGLRPLIHEEGKSPSELSRKDEIFQSSSGLITIAGGKLTGFRKMAERVVDLVAKRLADAGVRESGICRTDQVALIGGGNLGSDGFSRFREEWTDRMEQAGVERSRAEALIHLYGLQIEGVWERAEERPDRLTAAQVDFAMEEEMAIRAVDFLVRRTGSLFFDRPRSEADAPQVLEQMAESLDWDDERKRMEQAMLEQEQKQTHPPLAEKTG, encoded by the coding sequence ATGCAGTTTTCAGCATCCAACCGGAAACGCTGGTTGTCCGAGATGGAGGAGGAGACCCTAGATGTGTTGGTGGTTGGGGGAGGCATTACCGGTGCCGGGATCGCTTTGGACGCCGCCACCCGTGGTCTTACCGTCGGTTTAGTGGAAAAACAGGATTTTGGAGGCGGTACCAGCAGTCGTTCCACCAAGTTAATTCATGGGGGGCTGCGCTATCTGAAACAGATGGAGTTCAATTTGGTCAGGGAAGTCGGGCGGGAACGGGCTTTGCTGTACGAGCGTGCGCCCCATATCGTCATTCCTGCCCCGATGATGCTGCCCATCTATCAGGGCGGCACCTACGGCAAATGGGCTTCCTCTGTCGGCCTGTTGGTCTATGATCGGTTGGCGGGGGTGAAGAAGGAAGAGCGGCGGCGTATGATGTCCAGGGAAGAAACCCTGAAACGGGAGCCTTTATTGACGGACCGAGGGTTAAAAGGGTCCGGACTCTATGTGGAATACCGCACCGACGATGCCCGGCTCACCCTGGAAGTAATGAAAACCGCCGCTTCACATGGAGCCAAAGCGGTCAACTATACGGAGGTCATTTCCTTCCTTTATGATAACGGACGGGTGATCGGTGCTGAAGTGCGGGACCAAGCGGGTGGGGGAACGTACCGCATCCGGGCACGGGAAGTGGTTAATGCCGCCGGTCCCTGGGTGGATGAATTGAGGAAAAAGGATCAGTCTCTGGAAGGAAAACATTTGCACCTGACAAAAGGAGTTCATCTGGTGGTGCCTCATGAGCGTTTTCCTTTGCGCCAGCCCATTTACTTTGACGTCCCGGATGGCCGGATGGTGTTTGCGATTCCGCGGGGACGAACCACCTATGTGGGGACCACGGACACCGATTATATAGGGTCCATCGATAAGCCGGTCATGACAGAGGAAGACAGGGACTATCTGTTGAAGGGAGTCAACCATGTCTTCCCCACTGTGGACTTGAAACCGAAGGATGTGGAATCCGGTTGGGCAGGACTGAGGCCTCTCATCCATGAGGAAGGGAAAAGCCCCTCGGAATTGTCCCGCAAGGATGAGATTTTCCAGTCTTCTTCCGGATTGATCACCATCGCCGGAGGCAAACTGACCGGCTTCCGCAAGATGGCGGAACGGGTGGTGGATCTGGTGGCAAAGCGGCTGGCCGATGCCGGTGTACGGGAATCCGGGATCTGTCGTACGGACCAGGTAGCCTTGATCGGAGGCGGAAACCTGGGGTCCGATGGCTTCAGCCGCTTCCGGGAAGAGTGGACGGATCGGATGGAGCAAGCGGGAGTAGAGCGGAGTCGGGCGGAAGCGCTGATTCATCTGTACGGCTTGCAGATCGAAGGGGTTTGGGAACGGGCGGAGGAACGTCCGGACCGGCTGACCGCCGCTCAGGTGGATTTCGCGATGGAAGAAGAGATGGCGATCCGTGCGGTCGATTTTCTGGTGCGACGAACGGGCTCCCTCTTTTTCGACCGTCCCCGCAGTGAAGCCGACGCTCCTCAAGTCCTGGAACAGATGGCGGAGAGTCTGGACTGGGATGACGAGCGAAAGCGGATGGAACAAGCCATGTTGGAGCAGGAGCAGAAACAGACTCATCCTCCGCTGGCTGAAAAAACCGGATAA
- a CDS encoding zinc ribbon domain-containing protein, which produces MVKKDLSVRVHSCRCGYTEDRDLNAAQNILHRAIGFVPENKVS; this is translated from the coding sequence ATGGTGAAGAAAGACCTAAGTGTCCGCGTTCACTCATGTCGCTGTGGCTACACAGAGGATCGGGATCTCAACGCGGCGCAAAACATTCTTCATCGAGCCATTGGTTTCGTACCGGAAAATAAGGTCAGCTAG
- a CDS encoding YicC/YloC family endoribonuclease: MTQTTIQSMTGYGQGDCEVSGARLHVEIRSVNHRFLEMTIRMPAGWGVMEEEVKSVLRRHLRRGKVNLTLSIEGTPASRREIDVDWELADGLVQVARSLKERYGLSGDITLSQLLQHPDLLQLEEANIQPEAYREPLLETVETAARSLVGMRRKEGESLARDLLTRLQTLERLAEEIGVRAPQVVNQYRKRLGERLRDFLDTASLDEDRILAEAALFADKADIAEELTRLRSHVVQFREALQRNEAVGRRLDFLIQEMNREVNTIGAKANDASIGSRVVECKSELEKMREQVQNIE, from the coding sequence ATGACCCAGACAACCATTCAAAGTATGACAGGCTATGGACAAGGCGATTGCGAAGTGTCAGGGGCGCGGCTTCATGTGGAGATCCGTTCGGTGAACCACCGCTTCTTGGAGATGACCATCCGCATGCCTGCGGGGTGGGGTGTGATGGAAGAAGAGGTAAAGTCAGTCCTCCGCCGTCATCTGAGGCGGGGGAAGGTGAACTTGACCCTGTCCATCGAAGGAACGCCCGCTTCCCGGCGAGAGATAGATGTGGATTGGGAATTGGCGGACGGCCTGGTTCAAGTGGCACGGTCTCTGAAAGAACGCTACGGGCTGTCGGGGGACATCACCTTGTCTCAACTGTTGCAACATCCCGACCTATTGCAGTTGGAGGAGGCGAACATCCAACCTGAGGCGTACCGCGAGCCGTTGTTGGAAACGGTGGAAACGGCAGCTCGGTCCCTGGTGGGGATGCGCCGCAAGGAAGGGGAATCCCTGGCAAGAGATCTTCTCACGCGATTACAGACTCTGGAACGATTGGCCGAAGAGATCGGAGTGCGCGCTCCGCAGGTGGTGAATCAATACCGCAAACGGCTGGGGGAACGATTAAGGGATTTCCTCGATACCGCTTCCCTGGATGAAGACCGGATCCTGGCGGAAGCCGCCCTCTTTGCGGATAAGGCGGACATCGCCGAAGAGCTGACACGTTTGAGAAGCCATGTGGTCCAATTTCGGGAGGCTTTGCAACGGAATGAAGCGGTGGGGCGCCGGTTGGACTTCCTGATCCAGGAGATGAACCGAGAAGTAAACACCATCGGAGCAAAAGCCAACGATGCATCCATCGGCAGCCGGGTGGTTGAATGTAAGAGCGAACTGGAAAAAATGAGAGAACAAGTGCAAAACATCGAGTAA
- the remA gene encoding extracellular matrix/biofilm regulator RemA produces MSIKLINIGFGNIVSANRIISIVSPDSAPIKRIITEARDRGVLIDATYGRRTRAVIITDSDHVILSAVQPETVAQRLASKDSSEEMVD; encoded by the coding sequence TTGAGTATCAAACTGATCAATATCGGTTTCGGCAACATTGTATCCGCCAACCGAATCATCTCCATCGTCAGCCCGGATTCGGCACCGATTAAACGGATCATCACGGAAGCCCGGGACCGGGGCGTGTTGATCGACGCCACTTACGGACGCCGGACCCGAGCGGTCATCATTACCGACAGTGACCATGTGATCCTGTCTGCCGTCCAGCCGGAGACCGTCGCACAGCGTTTGGCAAGCAAAGATTCTTCGGAAGAGATGGTGGATTAA
- the gmk gene encoding guanylate kinase, with translation MGKELKTRGLLIVLSGPSGAGKGTVCASLRKRLPELVYSVSATTRPPRKGEVDGVNYFFKTKEEFERMIQQGELLEWARFVDNYYGTPRGFVEDRLNEGKDVLLEIEVQGARQVKERFPQGVFIFLLPPSMEELHSRLQGRGTETDEVLRERLEAAGEELAQVHHYDYVVVNDRVEDAYDRIRSILMAEHLKRERLFHDQPDWLEGL, from the coding sequence ATGGGGAAAGAGTTGAAGACCAGAGGATTGCTGATCGTGCTTTCCGGTCCGTCCGGTGCCGGGAAAGGAACCGTCTGCGCTTCTCTGCGCAAGCGTCTGCCTGAGCTGGTCTATTCCGTCTCAGCCACTACCCGTCCTCCCCGCAAGGGGGAGGTGGATGGCGTCAACTACTTCTTTAAGACAAAAGAAGAGTTTGAACGGATGATCCAGCAGGGGGAACTCCTGGAATGGGCCCGGTTTGTGGACAACTATTATGGTACTCCGCGGGGGTTTGTGGAAGACCGATTAAATGAAGGAAAAGATGTTCTGCTGGAGATTGAAGTCCAGGGAGCAAGACAAGTGAAAGAGCGCTTTCCACAAGGCGTGTTTATCTTCCTGCTCCCTCCTTCCATGGAGGAGCTTCACAGCCGGTTGCAGGGACGTGGAACGGAAACGGATGAGGTACTCCGGGAGCGGCTGGAAGCTGCCGGTGAAGAACTGGCACAGGTTCATCACTATGATTACGTCGTGGTTAATGACCGGGTCGAGGACGCCTATGACCGAATCCGCTCTATTCTCATGGCAGAGCATTTGAAGAGGGAAAGACTGTTTCATGATCAACCTGATTGGTTGGAGGGATTGTAA
- the rpoZ gene encoding DNA-directed RNA polymerase subunit omega, whose translation MLYPSIDDLMSRADSKYTLVIVAAKRARQLLDGSTSSLESKSHKNVGVALEEIVAGELVPPPVEGEKK comes from the coding sequence ATGCTGTATCCATCCATTGATGATCTGATGTCCAGAGCGGACAGCAAATACACATTGGTGATCGTTGCGGCCAAACGCGCCCGTCAATTGCTGGACGGGTCCACTTCGAGCCTGGAGTCCAAATCCCACAAAAACGTAGGAGTGGCTCTCGAGGAAATCGTGGCTGGTGAACTGGTGCCGCCGCCGGTGGAAGGCGAGAAGAAGTGA
- the coaBC gene encoding bifunctional phosphopantothenoylcysteine decarboxylase/phosphopantothenate--cysteine ligase CoaBC, which produces MKGKRIVVGVSGGIAVFKVAGLVSQLAQRGADVRVIMTRSATQFVTPLTFQTLSRNAVAVDTFDEKDPAVVSHIDLADHADLFVLAPATANLLGKLANGIGDDMLSTTLLATQAPILIAPAMNVHMYENPIVQENMAKLARLGCRFIEPGSGQLACGYVGRGRMEEPEQILEAVEEMLAPTPLLAGRRVLVTAGPTRESLDPVRYLSNRSSGKMGYAIAEAFARAGADTLLVSGPTSLVCPPSVRRVEVWTAQEMYQMVMQEMERTDIIIKAAAVADYRPVRVSESKIKKNSETFTVEMERTPDIAWEVGRNKGSRFLVGFAAETDQVEEHARAKLSKKNMDLVVANDVSKPGAGFDGDTNIVTVWDADGEVLRLPQMAKTEVARRLVALIGERLHGRD; this is translated from the coding sequence ATGAAGGGGAAACGCATCGTGGTCGGTGTGAGCGGCGGGATCGCTGTCTTCAAAGTGGCGGGACTGGTAAGCCAGTTGGCCCAGCGCGGAGCGGATGTACGGGTGATCATGACCCGTTCCGCCACTCAATTTGTCACCCCGCTCACGTTCCAGACCTTATCCCGCAATGCCGTAGCCGTGGATACCTTTGACGAAAAGGATCCCGCTGTTGTCTCTCATATCGACCTGGCCGATCATGCGGATCTGTTCGTCTTGGCACCGGCAACGGCCAATTTGCTGGGCAAGCTGGCCAACGGTATCGGAGATGACATGCTCAGCACGACACTGTTGGCTACACAAGCGCCCATCTTAATCGCACCGGCGATGAATGTTCATATGTATGAAAATCCGATCGTTCAGGAAAACATGGCCAAACTGGCCCGATTGGGCTGCCGTTTTATCGAACCGGGTTCCGGTCAATTGGCATGCGGCTATGTGGGACGCGGCCGGATGGAAGAGCCGGAGCAGATCCTGGAAGCGGTGGAGGAGATGCTGGCACCAACCCCTCTCCTGGCAGGAAGACGGGTATTGGTGACCGCAGGACCGACCCGCGAGTCTTTGGACCCGGTTCGTTACCTGTCCAACCGATCCTCGGGAAAAATGGGATATGCCATCGCAGAAGCGTTTGCCCGTGCCGGAGCGGACACCCTGTTGGTGAGTGGGCCGACCTCGCTTGTGTGTCCGCCGAGTGTCCGCCGGGTGGAAGTATGGACCGCCCAGGAGATGTATCAAATGGTGATGCAGGAGATGGAGCGAACGGATATCATTATCAAGGCGGCAGCGGTGGCGGATTATCGGCCGGTCCGTGTATCAGAATCCAAGATCAAGAAAAACAGCGAAACGTTTACGGTGGAAATGGAACGCACCCCGGATATCGCCTGGGAAGTGGGTCGCAACAAAGGCTCCCGTTTTCTGGTGGGATTTGCCGCCGAAACCGATCAGGTGGAGGAACACGCCAGGGCCAAATTAAGCAAAAAAAACATGGACCTGGTGGTAGCCAACGATGTATCGAAGCCGGGAGCAGGGTTTGACGGGGATACCAACATCGTCACGGTGTGGGATGCCGACGGAGAAGTATTGCGGTTGCCGCAAATGGCGAAAACGGAAGTGGCCCGCCGCTTGGTGGCGTTAATCGGGGAGCGTCTCCATGGACGGGACTGA
- the priA gene encoding primosomal protein N' — translation MDGTDPIKRIASVYVEVAAQGVDRPFDYEVPEELHPLVQVGSRVRVPFGPRKLMGYVVAFPTTASTSRLKPILDVMDLEPPLTPELVRLARWVAATYLCPVVTALQAMLPAVLKGKHKRVFQLADPGAVPLLPEAEQSLLERLKQKKEWPQEALMALPGITPSLVRQWVKEGILRGEDRVGDRSTRKTRIWIVPVVSAEALKQALESIPSRAERQRQLIRHFIEQPKEQVQSELLAQLGIGRSSLDRLVEKGLLKREEREEYRDPFEGRSFERTHPLPLTDEQRCAYTAITSPLKERRWKPVLLHGVTGSGKTEVYLQAIDCALTDGRETIVLVPEISLTPQMVRRFKGRFGERVAVLHSGLSDGERYDEWRKIRQGEAQVVVGARSAVFAPFSNLGLIIIDEEHESSYKQEEQPRYHARDVAIRRAQEHGAVLVIGSATPSVESYFKARKGTFEWVTMKQRVQGNPLPPVEVVDMREELKDGNRSIFSRALRQALEACVDRGEQAVLLLNRRGYSTFVLCRDCGEAIQCPHCDISLTFHRTNQTLRCHYCGYAEQVPDTCPACSSSHIRYFGTGTQRVEEELARLMPGLRVIRMDVDTTGRKGAHERLLSAFGQGKADILLGTQMIAKGLDFPRVSLVGVIAADTMLHLPDYRAGERTFQLLTQVAGRAGRHEIPGKVVVQTYTPEHESIQLAASHEGEEFYRRECRLRMAHRYPPFSHVVTCLLSHPDRTRVTQAGVRAAQTLRPLLPPGAELLGPVPAPVPRVQDRYRIQIMIKTEAHMDESRGWLEALRQLRERKDDPDLRVSIDRDGLVPEAETTGLPHV, via the coding sequence ATGGACGGGACTGACCCGATCAAGCGAATCGCGTCCGTCTATGTGGAAGTGGCGGCGCAAGGTGTCGACCGCCCGTTCGACTATGAAGTCCCGGAGGAGCTGCACCCGCTTGTCCAGGTGGGGAGCCGGGTACGGGTTCCTTTTGGCCCCCGAAAATTGATGGGTTATGTGGTCGCCTTTCCTACCACTGCTTCCACTTCCCGCCTGAAGCCCATTTTGGACGTGATGGATCTGGAACCGCCGCTCACGCCGGAGTTGGTTCGTCTCGCCCGGTGGGTGGCGGCCACTTATCTGTGTCCGGTGGTCACGGCCCTTCAGGCGATGCTTCCCGCAGTCCTGAAGGGAAAGCACAAGCGGGTGTTCCAACTGGCTGACCCCGGTGCGGTGCCGTTGTTGCCGGAGGCGGAACAAAGCCTGTTGGAACGGCTGAAGCAAAAAAAAGAGTGGCCACAGGAAGCGCTTATGGCGCTGCCGGGGATTACCCCTTCTCTCGTACGCCAGTGGGTGAAGGAGGGGATTCTTCGCGGAGAGGACCGGGTGGGGGATCGGTCCACCCGCAAGACGCGGATCTGGATTGTCCCCGTCGTATCCGCAGAAGCATTAAAGCAGGCACTGGAGTCCATCCCTTCCCGGGCGGAACGGCAGCGTCAGCTGATCCGGCATTTTATCGAACAACCGAAGGAGCAGGTACAGTCGGAGCTGCTGGCCCAACTGGGGATCGGCCGCTCTTCCCTGGATCGTCTCGTGGAAAAGGGGTTGCTGAAGCGGGAGGAACGGGAGGAATACCGGGATCCCTTTGAAGGCCGCTCCTTTGAACGAACCCATCCGCTGCCATTGACCGATGAACAGCGATGCGCCTATACCGCTATTACCTCTCCGCTAAAAGAGCGTCGTTGGAAGCCGGTGTTGCTTCACGGGGTGACGGGAAGCGGCAAGACGGAGGTCTACCTGCAGGCGATCGACTGTGCGTTGACGGATGGGCGGGAAACAATCGTACTGGTGCCGGAGATCTCGCTGACACCGCAGATGGTACGTCGTTTTAAAGGCCGATTTGGCGAGCGAGTGGCGGTGTTGCACAGCGGTTTATCCGACGGGGAGCGGTATGACGAATGGCGTAAAATCCGGCAGGGGGAAGCACAGGTGGTGGTCGGTGCCCGTTCCGCGGTTTTCGCCCCCTTTTCCAACCTGGGATTAATCATTATTGACGAGGAACACGAAAGCTCCTATAAACAGGAAGAGCAACCCCGGTACCATGCGCGGGATGTAGCGATCCGGCGGGCACAGGAGCATGGGGCGGTTCTGGTGATAGGGTCTGCCACTCCATCGGTGGAAAGTTACTTTAAAGCGCGGAAAGGCACATTTGAATGGGTGACGATGAAGCAGCGGGTCCAGGGAAATCCGTTGCCGCCGGTGGAAGTGGTGGACATGCGCGAGGAGCTGAAAGACGGGAACCGCTCCATCTTCAGCCGTGCGCTGCGCCAAGCCTTGGAAGCTTGTGTGGATCGCGGGGAGCAAGCCGTACTGCTTCTTAACCGGCGCGGTTATTCCACTTTTGTGTTATGCCGGGACTGCGGGGAAGCGATTCAGTGCCCCCACTGCGATATCTCCCTCACCTTCCATCGCACCAATCAGACGTTGCGCTGCCATTATTGCGGTTATGCCGAACAGGTGCCGGATACGTGTCCGGCCTGCAGCAGCTCCCACATTCGTTATTTCGGAACGGGAACTCAGCGGGTGGAGGAGGAATTGGCCCGGTTGATGCCGGGGCTGCGGGTGATCCGGATGGATGTGGACACCACCGGCCGAAAGGGTGCCCATGAACGGCTGCTCTCCGCTTTTGGCCAAGGGAAAGCCGATATACTCCTGGGTACCCAGATGATCGCCAAGGGACTGGACTTTCCCCGGGTCAGTTTAGTAGGGGTGATCGCCGCCGACACCATGCTCCACTTGCCGGATTACCGGGCGGGGGAACGGACGTTTCAGCTCCTGACCCAAGTGGCCGGCCGCGCCGGCCGCCATGAGATTCCGGGCAAGGTAGTGGTTCAGACGTACACCCCGGAACATGAGAGTATTCAACTAGCCGCTTCCCATGAGGGGGAAGAATTTTACCGCAGGGAATGCCGGCTCAGAATGGCACATCGCTATCCCCCTTTTTCCCATGTGGTCACCTGCTTGTTGAGCCATCCGGATCGCACGCGGGTCACCCAGGCGGGTGTGCGGGCGGCACAAACCTTGCGGCCGCTTCTGCCTCCGGGTGCGGAGCTGTTGGGACCGGTACCAGCACCGGTTCCGCGTGTTCAGGATCGCTATCGGATTCAGATCATGATTAAGACAGAAGCACATATGGATGAATCACGCGGTTGGTTGGAGGCGCTCCGCCAGTTGCGGGAACGGAAAGACGATCCAGATCTGAGGGTTTCCATCGACCGGGATGGACTGGTTCCCGAGGCGGAAACCACCGGACTGCCCCATGTATGA
- the def gene encoding peptide deformylase, producing the protein MAIRKIVFVPDPILKEKAKPVTKFNARLHKLLDDMADTMYDAPGVGLAAPQVGILKRVIVLDDGEGLIEVVNPVLEDLEGEQLGPEGCLSIPGLQGDVRRAERLRVKGQDRNGEPIEMEAEGYLARIFQHEVDHLNGVLFTDVADRVYEPRREEEED; encoded by the coding sequence ATGGCGATTCGAAAAATCGTATTCGTACCGGATCCTATTTTGAAAGAGAAGGCCAAACCGGTAACCAAATTTAACGCTCGCTTGCACAAGCTGCTGGATGATATGGCGGATACCATGTATGACGCTCCCGGTGTGGGCTTGGCGGCTCCCCAGGTGGGGATTTTAAAGCGGGTAATCGTGTTGGACGACGGGGAAGGGCTGATCGAAGTGGTCAACCCGGTATTGGAAGATCTGGAAGGGGAACAATTGGGACCGGAGGGGTGTTTAAGCATTCCGGGTCTGCAGGGGGATGTACGCCGGGCTGAACGGTTGCGCGTCAAAGGGCAGGACCGAAACGGCGAACCGATTGAGATGGAAGCGGAAGGCTACTTGGCCCGAATCTTTCAGCATGAGGTGGATCACTTAAACGGTGTGCTGTTTACGGATGTGGCCGACCGTGTGTATGAACCCCGGCGGGAAGAGGAGGAAGATTGA